A window of the uncultured Methanobrevibacter sp. genome harbors these coding sequences:
- a CDS encoding HEPN domain-containing protein produces the protein MLKSQLISSKMLYEGGQYRDSVTMSYYAMYSSALALLLKKSISPKTHEGTLRQLAKEYVKIGLLSKKTYGYLYDARETRNNSSYGYSKTFTEEDAEELILQAEKFINEVETLL, from the coding sequence ATGTTAAAAAGTCAGTTAATCTCAAGTAAAATGTTATATGAAGGCGGACAATATAGGGACTCAGTCACCATGTCCTATTATGCGATGTATTCATCTGCTTTGGCATTACTTCTTAAAAAGAGCATTTCCCCAAAAACCCATGAGGGAACCTTAAGACAACTTGCCAAGGAATACGTCAAAATAGGATTGCTTAGCAAGAAAACCTATGGATACCTTTATGATGCCCGTGAAACTAGAAACAATTCCAGTTACGGTTATTCAAAAACTTTTACAGAAGAAGATGCTGAAGAACTTATTTTACAGGCTGAAAAATTCATTAATGAAGTGGAAACTTTATTATGA
- a CDS encoding nucleotidyltransferase domain-containing protein: MHDRIKIAKEFAETIKSDDIKLIMLFGSVARGDDSEESDIDILIVSPIADKIKPEIHKIAMDIILEKDEVISPRLMTEDEFQKVEDYPFLTNVLKEGVVIG; encoded by the coding sequence GTGCATGATAGAATTAAAATAGCCAAGGAGTTTGCAGAAACCATCAAATCAGATGACATTAAATTAATAATGTTATTCGGTTCTGTAGCTCGTGGAGACGACAGCGAAGAGTCAGACATCGATATCTTAATCGTATCTCCAATTGCAGATAAAATCAAACCTGAAATCCACAAAATCGCCATGGATATAATTCTAGAAAAAGATGAAGTTATATCCCCAAGATTAATGACAGAAGACGAATTCCAAAAAGTAGAAGATTATCCATTCTTAACTAACGTACTTAAAGAAGGTGTAGTAATTGGATAA